From the genome of Fragaria vesca subsp. vesca unplaced genomic scaffold, FraVesHawaii_1.0 scf0512956, whole genome shotgun sequence, one region includes:
- the LOC101297603 gene encoding probable beta-1,3-galactosyltransferase 6-like → MKMGVSRPHKVGNGVSTRWVSLFCIASFFLGVLVVNRFWAAIDPDKMDEEASSLEKHQSISLQSAVNCEKKGDTDEAGDIFSQVSQTHDVIRKLDKTISALEVQLAAARASKSDNNEGSPVFTKPGSESFEERQKVFFVMGIMTAFSSRKRRDSIRETWMPGGDELKKLETEKGIIMRFVIGHSASTGGVLDRAIDAEDVKHKDFFRLNHIEGYHELSSKTQTYFTAAVNKWDADFYIKVDDDVHVNLGMVGSTLARHRSKPRTYIGCMKSGPVLAHQGVKYHEPEYWKFGEEGNKYFRHATGQIYALSKDLATYISVNRHILHRYANEDVSLGSWFIGLDVQHIDERSLCCGTPPDCEWKAQAGNPCAASFDWSCSGICKSVERMEEVHQRCGEGDDAIWHTSF, encoded by the exons ATGAAGATGGGTGTGAGCAGACCTCACAAGGTTGGCAATGGAGTCTCGACCAGATGGGTTTCTCTCTTCTGCATTGCCAGCTTCTTCTTGGGTGTTCTTGTTGTCAACAG GTTTTGGGCTGCCATTGATCCGGATAAAATGGATGAAGAGGCTTCATCACTGGAGAAACATCAATCGATTTCTCTTCAGTCTGCTGTCAATTGTGAGAAGAAG GGAGACACTGATGAGGCGGGAGACATCTTTTCTCAAGTCTCGCAAACACATGATGTGATCAG GAAGCTAGACAAGACAATCTCCGCATTGGAGGTGCAGCTAGCAGCAGCTAGAGCTTCCAAATCTGACAATAATGAAGGATCTCCGGTGTTTACAAAACCAGGAAGCGAATCATTCGAGGAGCGCCAAAAGGTTTTCTTTGTCATGGGAATCATGACTGCCTTCAGCAGCAGAAAGCGAAGGGATTCAATCAGGGAAACATGGATGCCTGGAG GTGACGAGTTAAAGAAGTTAGAGACAGAGAAGGGAATTATAATGCGGTTTGTTATTGGACACAG TGCATCCACTGGTGGTGTTTTGGACCGTGCCATTGATGCAGAAGATGTAAAACACAAGGATTTTTTCCGACTG AACCATATAGAGGGATACCATGAATTATcgtccaaaacccaaacatatTTTACAGCAGCTGTCAATAAGTGGGATGCTGACTTTTATATtaaagttgatgatgatgtgcaCGTAAATCTTG GTATGGTTGGTTCTACTTTGGCCCGCCATAGATCAAAGCCTCGTACGTATATTGGATGCATGAAGTCTGGACCTGTCCTGGCACATCA GGGGGTCAAGTACCATGAACCAGAATATTGGAAATTCGGAGAGGAGGGAAATAAATATTTCCGGCATGCAACAGGTCAAATATATGCACTTTCCAAAGATTTGGCAACCTACATTTCAGTTAATAG GCACATACTTCACCGATATGCGAATGAAGATGTTTCTTTGGGTTCTTGGTTTATTGGTCTTGATGTCCAGCACATTGATGAGCGAAGCCTTTGCTGTGGGACTCCTCCAG ATTGCGAGTGGAAAGCTCAAGCCGGGAATCCCTGTGCTGCATCATTCGATTGGAGCTGCAGCGGCATATGCAAATCAGTGGAGAGAATGGAGGAGGTGCACCAGAGATGTGGAGAGGGTGATGATGCGATTTGGCACACCAGTTTCTAA
- the LOC101297897 gene encoding uncharacterized protein LOC101297897 produces the protein MGLASALVEILGRPEVFWELVKFITPIWIAVIVGVFVGWAWRPKWVTVVGRELLDSSSQKESSSSSSSSSASSSSSSPPAPATCGISISSLSSLLPNCIPWAADDTVEDRALTLPPTTNTDSSCSQIEKEESCSVNDEDLRHICQLVEEKDGGPAWIHMMNKSTPTMGYQAWRRDPQTGPPQYRSRTVFEDASPETVRDFFWDDEFRAKWDDMLIHASTLEECPTTGTMLVHWVRKFPFFCSDRDYMIGRRIWESGRSYYCVTKGVPSSAVPRRDKPRRVDLYYSSWCIRAVESKRGDGQLTSCEVILFHHEDMGIPWEIAKLGVRQGMWGAVKKIEPGLRLYQKERAAKAPLSRCAKMAQINTKVSADYLRSVENSTKDSMEVEISDSAEKPVGRNIPKALIVGGALVLACSLDRGLLTKAVIFGVARRFAKIGRRL, from the exons ATGGGTTTGGCGTCGGCTTTGGTGGAGATTCTGGGGAGACCGGAAGTGTTCTGGGAGCTGGTGAAGTTCATAACCCCTATATGGATTGCTGTGATTGTTGGGGTTTTCGTTGGGTGGGCGTGGCGGCCCAAATGGGTGACGGTGGTTGGTAGAGAATTGTTGGATAGCTCCTCACAAAAGgagtcgtcttcttcttcttcttcctcatcggcttcttcatcatcttcatcgcCACCCGCGCCGGCCACGTGTGGGATTTCGATTTCGAGTTTGAGTTCGTTGCTGCCAAACTGCATTCCTTGGGCTGCTGACGATACCGTTGAGGACCGGGCTCTTACTTTGCCACCTACCACCAATACTGATTCCAG TTGCTCACagattgaaaaagaagaatcttGTAGTGTCAACGATGAGGATTTACGCCACATATGTCAGCTTGTTGAGGAGAAAGATGGAGGTCCTGCCTGGATTCATATGATGAATAAGTCAACTCCAACTATGGGCTACCAAGCTTGGCGTAGAGATCCTCAG ACTGGACCTCCACAATACCGAAGTAGAACTGTATTTGAAGATGCTTCACCTGAGACAGTGAGGGATTTCTTTTGGGATGATGAGTTTCGAGCAAAGTGGGATGACATGCTTATCCATGCTTCTACTTTGGAAGAATGCCCGACTACTGGAACTATGCTAGTGCACTGGGTCCGCAAG TTTCCATTCTTTTGTAGCGACAGAGATTACATGATAGGCCGTCGCATTTGGGAATCAGGACGATCGTACTACTGTGTAACTAAG GGAGTGCCCTCCTCTGCTGTGCCAAGGCGTGACAAACCTAGACGTGTTGATTTGTACTATTCAAGCTGGTGCATTCGTGCAG TTGAATCAAAAAGAGGGGATGGCCAGCTTACTTCATGTGAGGTTATACTGTTTCACCATGAAGATATGGGTATTCCTTGGGAGATTGCGAAACTTGGAGTTCGTCAGGGTATGTGGGGAGCTGTAAAAAAGATTGAACCAGGCCTACGTTTATATCAGAAGGAGAGAGCCGCTAAAGCGCCACTTTCCCGGTGTGCTAAAATGGCCCAGATCAACACAAAAGTCAGTGCAGATTACTTGAGATCGGTGGAGAACAGCACCAAGGATTCCATGGAGGTTGAAATTTCAGATTCAGCGGAGAAACCAGTAGGGAGGAACATACCTAAAGCTCTAATTGTTGGAGGGGCATTAGTTCTTGCTTGCAGTCTTGATCGGGGGCTCTTGACTAAGGCCGTTATATTTGGGGTAGCCAGAAGATTTGCCAAGATTGGGAGGAGGTTGTGA
- the LOC101298187 gene encoding uncharacterized protein LOC101298187 isoform 1, with amino-acid sequence MVLWSNPEAVMEALLLMYKLMRGLEVRQLVTGYLTAMVLHRKQQGVVLIKDCLLMHKFMRGHKVCHILLSQVDSFGCGLLDLLSSLLYDESTSPRSSEMVLVYLPTQLTLFVDNDLW; translated from the exons ATGGTGTTGTGGAGCAACCCGGAAGCTGTGATGGAAGCTTTATTGCTCATGTACAAGTTGATGAGAGGTCTCGAG GTGAGGCAGTTAGTGACAGGCTACCTTACTGCTATGGTTCTCCATCGAAAGCAACAGGGAGTTGTTCTTATCAAAGATTGTCTACTCATGCACAAGTTCATGAGAGGTCACAAGGTTTGTCATATTTTGCTTTCTCAAGTTGATTCATTTGGTTGTGGACTACTGGACTTGTTGTCATCACTGTTATATGACGAAAG TACTTCTCCTAGGTCATCAGAAATGGTGCTGGTCTATCTTCCTACCCAATTGACACTGTTTGTAGATAATGACCTCTGGTGA
- the LOC101298187 gene encoding uncharacterized protein LOC101298187 isoform 2 → MFRVGVYMMVSSVLYCGFDIVRETGSVGFGAGEVYGVVEQPGSCDGSFIAHVQVDERSRGEAVSDRLPYCYGSPSKATGSCSYQRLSTHAQVHERSQVLLLGHQKWCWSIFLPN, encoded by the exons ATGTTCAGGGTTGGGGTATATATGATGGTCTCCAGTGTTCTTTACTGTGGGTTTGATATAGTGAGGGAAACTGGATCTGTGGGTTTTGGTGCAGGTGAGGTGTATGGTGTTGTGGAGCAACCCGGAAGCTGTGATGGAAGCTTTATTGCTCATGTACAAGTTGATGAGAGGTCTCGAG GTGAGGCAGTTAGTGACAGGCTACCTTACTGCTATGGTTCTCCATCGAAAGCAACAGGGAGTTGTTCTTATCAAAGATTGTCTACTCATGCACAAGTTCATGAGAGGTCACAAG TACTTCTCCTAGGTCATCAGAAATGGTGCTGGTCTATCTTCCTACCCAATTGA